From Daucus carota subsp. sativus chromosome 6, DH1 v3.0, whole genome shotgun sequence, the proteins below share one genomic window:
- the LOC108226374 gene encoding exopolygalacturonase-like encodes MCLSFLSSKVLVLVFMVSCINQVNSQKFCNVDDFGAVGDGKTDNTNAFRNAWKQACQSGGAVSMVNGTYLLNTIQFTGPCNGQVSFMINAVIQAHQGRSNTNYWINFDNVDGLTIRGNGTLDGQGASAWPFNPCSNAVSCLPLTPSLMLTRIKQSLVHNITLLNSKGFHMKIENCENITIKSITITSPADSPNTDGIHTGNINYVNILNSSISTGDDCISMGAGTRNINITGVICGPGHGISVGSIGKYPSEQNVEGVNVRNCTMRSTQNGVRIKTWNSTFQIYVSDVTFQDIVMDNANNPIIIDQQYCGGGHECIGSSHVQVKDVKFIRVEGTSRSKIAVNLNCSSSKPCRGIELNNINLSLADGGNATSSCSNASVSYIGTQNPAPCQENYLYYDA; translated from the exons ATGTGTTTAAGTTTCTTATCCTCTAAAGTTCTGGTGTTAGTGTTTATGGTTTCATGCATCAACCAAGTTAATAGCCAGAAATTTTGCAATGTAGATGATTTTGGTGCAGTCGGGGATGGTAAAACTGATAACACCAAT GCTTTTAGAAATGCATGGAAGCAAGCCTGCCAATCAGGAGGCGCAGTGTCAATGGTGAATGGAACGTATCTGTTAAATACCATCCAGTTTACAGGGCCATGCAATGGTCAAGTGAGCTTTATGATAAATGCAGTAATACAGGCTCACCAGGGTCGATCTAATACAAATTATTGGATAAATTTCGACAATGTGGATGGCTTGACTATCCGAGGAAATGGCACACTCGACGGCCAAGGAGCTTCGGCTTGGCCCTTCAACCCTTGCAGTAATGCTGTATCATGCTTACCACTTACTCCA TCACTGATGTTGACGAGGATCAAGCAATCACTAGTTCACAACATAACATTACTCAACAGCAAAGGTTTCcacatgaaaattgaaaattgtgAGAACATTACCATCAAGAGCATTACAATAACATCACCAGCTGATAGCCCAAACACTGACGGAATTCACACCGGAAACATCAACTACGTTAATATTCTCAATTCCAGTATCAGCACTGGAGATGATTGCATATCCATGGGGGCTGGAACGAGGAACATCAATATCACTGGAGTTATATGTGGTCCTGGCCACGGCATCAGCGTTGGGAGCATTGGCAAGTATCCCTCAGAACAAAATGTGGAGGGCGTTAACGTACGAAACTGCACAATGAGGTCAACACAAAATGGTGTGAGAATCAAAACATGGAATTCAACCTTTCAAATATATGTTTCTGATGTCACTTTTCAAGACATTGTTATGGATAATGCAAACAATCCTATTATTATCGATCAACAATATTGTGGCGGGGGGCATGAATGCATT GGGAGTTCGCATGTTCAAGTAAAAGATGTGAAGTTCATAAGGGTTGAAGGAACATCAAGATCAAAAATTGCAGTAAATTTAAATTGCAGCAGCAGTAAACCTTGTCGTGGGATTGAGCTAAACAACATCAACTTGAGTTTAGCAGATGGAGGAAATGCAACTTCTTCATGTTCAAATGCCTCTGTATCTTATATTGGCACACAAAATCCTGCCCCTTGTCAGGAGAATTATCTCTACTATGATGCATAG
- the LOC108228182 gene encoding uncharacterized protein LOC108228182 — translation MMMSTRLAPLSEEPVINEIEEEEELSKKGRKKWKKWIKNNLLLLSQQSLFLLLFNKKSEDDIKILLSVLGCPLLPVSSSSPPLILTPSLPHQVSTSAEYIIQHFTAATGCRKLEGSVKNMYVTGKVTMAMVDELGSAGGAAVRQVPTRGCFVIWQMVPKKWQIELVVGRHKVVAGSDGNVAWRRTPWLGSHTAKGGVRPLRRSLQGLDPVATADVFSSAQYMGEKQIHDVDCFVLKLSADDTDLAARSDPTAEMIKHVMFGYFSQKNGLLLYLEDSYLTRIQSPGCHPTYWETTMSTKMEDYRTVEGVRISHSGKSSAIITRFGDNLRGGPVTTRMEETWTIDDLAFNVPGLSMDCFIPPEDIQ, via the exons ATGATGATGAGTACTCGATTAGCACCATTGTCAGAAGAGCCAGTGATAAATGagattgaagaagaagaagagttgAGTAAAAAGGGAAGAAAGAAATGGAAAAAGTGGATAAAGAACAACTTGCTATTATTATCACAACAATCTCTCTTCCTCCTTCTCTTCAACAAGAAATCTGAAGATGATatcaagattctcttaagtgttctCGGCTGTCCTCTGCTCCCtgtttcttcttcatctcctcCGCTCATTCTAACTCCTTCTCTCCCTCATCAA GTCTCAACATCAGCAGAGTACATAATTCAGCACTTCACGGCAGCAACAGGTTGCCGAAAATTAGAAGGAAGTGTGAAGAACATGTATGTTACTGGCAAAGTTACTATGGCCATGGTAGATGAGCTAGGCTCAGCTGGCGGAGCTGCAGTGAGGCAGGTTCCGACAAGGGGCTGCTTCGTCATTTGGCAGATGGTCCCCAAGAAATGGCAAATCGAGCTTGTTGTTGGACGCCATAAAGTGGTAGCCGGGAGTGATGGCAATGTGGCCTGGCGCCGCACCCCTTGGCTAGGCTCCCACACTGCCAAAGGCGGTGTCCGTCCTCTCCGTCGGTCTCTTCAG GGACTGGATCCGGTGGCTACAGCAGATGTATTTTCCTCGGCTCAATACATGGGTGAGAAACAAATCCATGACGTAGACTGTTTCGTGTTAAAATTATCAGCCGATGACACGGACCTGGCAGCACGGAGTGATCCAACAGCCGAGATGATCAAACATGTTATGTTCGGTTATTTCAGCCAGAAAAACGGATTACTATTATACTTGGAGGACTCTTACTTAACCAGAATTCAGTCACCAGGTTGTCATCCGACATACTGGGAAACGACAATGAGCACGAAAATGGAGGACTATCGGACAGTGGAGGGGGTTAGAATTTCGCATTCTGGCAAGTCCAGTGCCATCATCACACGTTTCGGAGACAATTTGAGGGGAGGTCCGGTGACAACACGAATGGAGGAAACGTGGACTATTGATGATCTAGCTTTTAACGTTCCGGGGCTATCCATGGACTGCTTCATTCCACCGGAGGACATACAGTGA
- the LOC108228181 gene encoding protein WHAT'S THIS FACTOR 9, mitochondrial, whose protein sequence is MRWGSKQLFSFLKFNQIQTPTQNQQSRTLVKVRLKWVKNKSLDHIIDIHTDIKAASLLKDAIFRSSTGYLTSKSIADWQKLFGLTVPTLRFIRRYPTLFQEFPHPKYPSLPCFKLTNIALNLHNQEQLVYQNCESEIVERLCRVLMMTRDKMVSFQSLYNLKWDLGLPDDFDRNLIRKYPDCFRAVKGSNGLACLKLLKWDDEFAVSALQMGNEDVDLSVSDNGETGLRKFKRGQNGLAFPMSFPRGYGGQKKVKAWMDDFQKLPYISPYEDCRGIDPNSDLMEKRVVGVLHEFLSLTVYKKTKRNYLRSLREELILPHKFTRIFTRYPGIFYLSLKCKTTTIALREGYRRGKLVDPNPLSKLRDKFYYVMRTGLIYRNKGVDMLPQLDSLVADDGAVVNDRDESEEEEDEEVCYTDGSSEMEAASSEED, encoded by the coding sequence aTGAGGTGGGGAAGCAAGCAATTGTTTTCATTTCTTAAATTTAACCAAATACAAACACCAACCCAGAATCAGCAatcaagaaccctagttaaAGTCAGACTCAAATGGGTAAAAAACAAATCTCTAGACCACATTATTGACATTCACACTGATATCAAAGCTGCTTCACTTCTCAAAGATGCAATCTTTCGTTCTTCTACTGGTTACTTGACTTCAAAATCAATTGCTGATTGGCAAAAACTGTTTGGTTTAACTGTCCCTACTCTTCGATTTATTCGTCGATATCCTACTCTTTTCCAAGAATTTCCTCACCCTAAATACCCCTCTTTGCCTTGCTTTAAGCTCACCAACATTGCCCTTAATTTACATAATCAAGAACAGTTAGTGTATCAGAATTGTGAAAGTGAGATTGTGGAGAGGTTGTGTAGAGTTCTTATGATGACTCGAGACAAGATGGTGTCTTTTCAGTCACTTTACAATTTGAAATGGGATTTGGGTTTGCCTGATGATTTTGACAGGAATTTGATTAGAAAGTATCCGGATTGTTTTCGGGCTGTTAAAGGGTCGAATGGGTTGGCTTGTTTGAAGCTGTTGAAATGGGATGATGAGTTTGCTGTTTCAGCCTTGCAAATGGGGAATGAAGATGTTGATTTGAGTGTTTCAGATAATGGGGAGACTGGGTTGAGGAAGTTTAAGAGGGGGCAAAATGGGTTGGCGTTTCCTATGAGTTTTCCGAGGGGTTATGGTGGGCAAAAGAAAGTGAAGGCGTGGATGGATGATTTTCAGAAGTTACCATACATTTCACCTTATGAGGATTGTAGGGGAATTGATCCGAATAGTGATCTTATGGAGAAGAGAGTGGTTGGCGTGTTACATGAATTTTTGAGCTTGACTGTTTACAAGAAAACAAAGAGGAATTACTTGAGAAGCCTAAGGGAGGAATTGATTCTTCCCCATAAGTTCACTAGAATTTTCACTAGGTATCCGGGGATATTTTATTTGTCGTTGAAATGCAAGACCACAACAATAGCATTGAGGGAAGGGTACCGTCGTGGTAAATTAGTGGACCCCAACCCACTCAGTAAGTTAagggataaattttattatgtaatGAGAACTGGGTTGATATATCGGAATAAAGGTGTGGACATGTTACCGCAGCTTGATAGTTTGGTTGCTGATGATGGAGCCGTTGTCAACGATCGGGATGAATCTGAGGAAGAAGAGGATGAAGAAGTGTGCTATACAGATGGAAGTTCAGAGATGGAGGCTGCGTCTTCGGAAGAAGATTAG
- the LOC108226672 gene encoding uncharacterized protein LOC108226672, which yields MDTICKVEIHHGGKFETREGVYYYKGGTIDNIYNVDVSALTIDRFLNFLHDIGYGNGLKLYYQNPLTTGKESYVFLWNDESVRKLHRDALSLGYVSLFVDHCAEEKQKNVVEEHVSSADNEGDDSNFEDEDYSDSSGDGDEFISDNDIDIESDVDDELQSIRENKKKLLDGQIDPLKEGNLTDMHINNGDYNAPVHPLYLNDQQHVDQHERHEKWCAKQYDEYMGDMPQWNELVPYELDLLGNIFPQFEDNNVLGCERVDKMIEDGELIKKHRRREADEEGGGTKLSKKGILMRCSRCLVIGHNRATCKTSEAEVLENQKKAAEAKKAQSVAAKAHSLRNKQNVRKKTQQTKDGHTRTSANPGQKKKATTSTEPPAQPKKRGRPPKAAPPVQKVKKTSGVGVFVGDDGHTYLSSSTTTMKVTS from the exons ATGGATACAATCTGCAAAGTTGAGATTCATCATGGGGGCAAGTTTGAAACGAGAGAAGGCGTCTACTATTACAAGGGAGGTACAATCGATAATATTTACAACGTTGATGTGAGTGCACTAACTATTGAtcgttttcttaattttttacatGACATTGGGTATGGCAATGGTCTGAAACTGTACTACCAAAACCCCTTAACCACTGGTAAAGAAAGTTATGTATTTCTTTGGAATGATGAATCAGTTAGAAAACTTCACAGAGATGCTCTGTCATTAGGTTATGTGTCTTTATTCGTTGATCATTGTGccgaagaaaaacaaaaaaatgttgTAGAGGAGCATGTGAGTTCTGCGGACAATGAAGGAGATGATTCTAATTTTGAGGATGAGGATTACAGTGATAGTTCTGGAGATGGGGATGAGTTTATTTCTGATAATGATATTGATATTGAATCAGATGTTGACGATGAATTACAGAGTATTAGAGAGAATAAAAAGAAGTTACTGGATGGACAAATTGATCCTCTGAAGGAGGGTAATCTGACCGACATGCATATAAATAACGGTGATTATAATGCTCCAGTGCACCCATTGTATCTAAATGATCAGCAACATGTGGACCAGCATGAAAGGCATGAAAAATGGTGTGCGAAACAATATGATGAATACATGGGTGACATGCCACAGTGGAATGAGTTGGTGCCGTATGAACTGGACTTGCTTGGAAATATATTTCCTCAGTTTGAAGATAACAATGTTCTTGGGTGTGAGAGAGTTGATAAAATGATAGAGGATGGGGAGTTGATAAAAAAACACAGAAGAAGGGAGGCTGATGAAGAGGGGGGTGGTACCAAACTCTCAAAAAAAGGTATTCTTATGAGGTGCAGTAGGTGTCTGGTAATTGGTCATAATAGAGCTACTTGCAAAACTTCAGAAGCAGAGGTGCTAGAAAATCAGAAAAAGGCAGCGGAAGCCAAAAAGGCTCAAAGTGTAGCTGCAAAAGCACATTCTCTGAGAAATAAACAGAATGTTAGAAAGAAAACACAGCag ACCAAAGATGGACATACACGTACATCAGCAAATCCTGGGCAAAAAAAAAAGGCAACGACAAGTACAGAACCTCCAGCGCAACCAAAGAAAAGAGGAAGGCCACCAAAAGCAGCTCCCCCAGTTCAGAAGGTGAAAAAAACATCTGGTGTTGGTGTATTTGTGGGAGATGATGGGCACACCTACTTGTCTTCGTCAACAACCACAATGAAAGTCACAAGTTGA